A DNA window from Amycolatopsis sp. DSM 110486 contains the following coding sequences:
- the nucS gene encoding endonuclease NucS, which produces MRLVIARCQVDYAGRLTAHLPMATRLLLVKSDGSVSVHSDDRAYKPLNWMSPPCWLIEDGNLWIVENKQGEKLVISLDEIYHDHEQELGAEPGLQKDGVEAHLQELLAEHIKTLGDGYTLVRREFPTAIGPVDIMARDADGKSVAVEIKRRGEIDGVEQLTRYLELLNRDPLLAPVQGVFAAQIIKPQARTLAEDRGIRCLTLDYDALRGIESDEFRLF; this is translated from the coding sequence GTGCGTCTCGTGATCGCTCGCTGCCAGGTCGACTACGCCGGCCGCCTCACCGCCCACCTGCCGATGGCCACGCGCCTGCTCCTCGTCAAGTCGGACGGTTCGGTGTCCGTGCACTCGGACGACCGCGCGTACAAGCCCCTGAACTGGATGAGCCCGCCCTGCTGGCTCATCGAGGACGGCAACCTGTGGATCGTCGAGAACAAGCAGGGCGAGAAGCTCGTGATCTCGCTCGACGAGATCTACCACGACCACGAGCAAGAGCTGGGCGCCGAACCGGGCCTGCAGAAGGACGGCGTGGAAGCGCACCTGCAGGAACTGCTCGCCGAGCACATCAAGACCCTCGGCGACGGCTACACCCTCGTGCGCCGCGAGTTCCCCACCGCGATCGGCCCGGTCGACATCATGGCCCGCGACGCGGATGGCAAGTCCGTCGCCGTGGAGATCAAGCGCCGTGGCGAGATCGACGGCGTCGAGCAGCTCACGCGCTACCTCGAACTCCTCAACCGCGACCCGCTCCTGGCCCCCGTGCAGGGCGTCTTCGCCGCGCAGATCATCAAGCCCCAGGCCCGCACCCTCGCGGAAGACCGCGGCATCCGCTGCCTGACCCTGGACTACGACGCCCTGCGCGGCATCGAATCGGACGAGTTCCGCCTGTTCTGA
- a CDS encoding NUDIX hydrolase — MDPIQRVATHEVYRNNWMTVREDAIRRTDGSEGIYGVVDKPTYALIIPMDGDRVLLVDQFRYPVGERRWEFCQGTAPDLAETPPAELARRELREETGLRAETVTEIGMLEVAPGMSSQRGHVYLATDLTEGEPERELEEQDMTTAWFTRSEVEKMISTGGITDAQSIAAYALLLLHERR; from the coding sequence GTGGACCCCATTCAGCGTGTCGCGACCCACGAGGTGTATCGGAACAACTGGATGACGGTGCGGGAGGACGCCATTCGCCGCACCGACGGCAGCGAAGGCATCTACGGCGTGGTCGACAAACCGACCTACGCCCTGATCATCCCGATGGACGGCGACCGCGTGCTCCTGGTCGACCAGTTCCGTTATCCCGTCGGCGAGCGCCGCTGGGAGTTCTGCCAGGGCACGGCCCCCGACCTCGCCGAAACGCCGCCCGCCGAGCTCGCGCGCCGCGAGCTGCGCGAGGAAACGGGCCTGCGCGCCGAAACCGTCACGGAGATCGGGATGCTGGAAGTCGCGCCCGGCATGTCGAGCCAGCGCGGCCACGTCTACCTCGCCACGGACCTGACCGAGGGCGAGCCGGAACGCGAGCTCGAGGAACAGGACATGACCACGGCGTGGTTCACCCGCTCTGAGGTCGAGAAGATGATCTCGACGGGCGGCATCACCGACGCGCAGTCGATCGCCGCGTACGCGCTCCTGCTGCTGCACGAGCGTCGTTGA
- a CDS encoding enoyl-CoA hydratase-related protein — MAEYEHILVKRDGDTITITMNRAARRNSLSADHLTELLAAFREAGTTDATGIVLAGAGPVFSAGHDFGDVAARDLMGVRELLTLCTELMRTMQSLPQIVVARVHGLATAAGCQLVASCDLAVAASSAGFALPGGKGGWFCHTPAVPVARSIGRKRLMELALTGDVVDAATALDWGLVNSVVPDEELDDAVAALLARATRGSRASKAMGKQTLYAQLDRPEADAYAIALEVMASASQLPGAREGMAAFLEKRKAEWPD; from the coding sequence ATGGCCGAGTACGAGCACATCCTCGTGAAGCGCGACGGAGACACGATCACCATCACGATGAACCGCGCCGCGCGGCGCAACTCGCTGTCCGCCGACCACCTGACCGAGCTGCTCGCGGCGTTCCGCGAAGCCGGCACCACCGACGCGACGGGCATCGTCCTCGCCGGCGCCGGCCCGGTCTTCTCCGCGGGCCACGACTTCGGCGACGTCGCCGCGCGCGACCTCATGGGCGTGCGCGAGCTGCTGACGTTGTGCACCGAGCTGATGCGCACCATGCAATCGCTGCCGCAGATCGTGGTCGCACGCGTGCACGGCCTGGCGACCGCGGCGGGCTGCCAGCTCGTGGCCTCGTGCGACCTCGCCGTCGCCGCGTCTTCCGCGGGTTTCGCCCTGCCCGGCGGCAAAGGCGGCTGGTTCTGCCACACCCCGGCCGTCCCGGTGGCGCGCTCGATCGGCCGCAAACGCTTGATGGAGCTGGCTCTGACCGGCGACGTCGTCGACGCCGCCACCGCGCTCGACTGGGGTCTGGTCAACTCCGTCGTCCCGGACGAGGAGCTGGACGACGCCGTCGCCGCCCTGCTCGCGCGGGCCACGCGCGGCAGCCGCGCGAGCAAGGCCATGGGCAAGCAGACGCTGTACGCGCAGCTCGACCGCCCGGAAGCCGACGCCTACGCCATCGCGTTGGAGGTCATGGCCTCGGCGTCGCAGCTGCCGGGCGCGCGGGAAGGCATGGCGGCGTTCCTGGAGAAGCGCAAGGCCGAGTGGCCGGACTGA
- a CDS encoding GlxA family transcriptional regulator, producing the protein MRTIGVLLLPGTRAFDLGVIAEVWAQDRSESGIGPFTVRLCGAGRRRTPLSPFGEVTSTHGLTGLDGCDLVLAPGRDDPHAPVPPAASAALRRAHRSGATVAGLCSGAFTLAAAGLLDGRPATTHWWDLDALAVAAPRAEPQRDVLYTESDGVLTSAGVVGGLDLCLHLVRRDHGADVAAKLARRLVMPPAREGGQRQYVENPLPAAPARPGLSSTMDWALARLAEEIGVADLCGQAGMSERTFHREFAAATGVTPGRWLRVQRVRLAQRLLETTELPVERVAQRSGLGTAANLRRRLRAEVGVGPDSYRRTFRSAPGGVTVGVWPSTSTSS; encoded by the coding sequence ATGCGGACGATCGGGGTGCTGCTCCTGCCGGGTACGCGCGCGTTCGACCTCGGGGTGATCGCCGAGGTCTGGGCACAGGACCGCAGCGAGAGCGGCATCGGCCCGTTCACGGTGCGGCTGTGCGGGGCGGGCCGGCGGCGCACCCCGTTGTCCCCGTTCGGAGAAGTCACGTCGACGCACGGATTGACCGGACTCGACGGCTGCGACCTCGTCCTCGCGCCCGGCCGCGACGATCCGCACGCCCCGGTGCCGCCCGCCGCGTCGGCCGCGTTGCGCCGGGCCCACCGTTCCGGCGCGACCGTGGCGGGTCTGTGCTCCGGCGCGTTCACCCTCGCGGCCGCGGGCCTGCTCGACGGCCGCCCCGCGACCACGCACTGGTGGGACCTCGACGCACTCGCCGTCGCGGCGCCGCGGGCCGAACCGCAGCGCGACGTCCTCTACACCGAGTCCGACGGCGTGCTCACCTCGGCGGGCGTGGTCGGCGGTCTCGACCTCTGCCTGCACCTCGTGCGTCGCGACCACGGCGCGGACGTCGCGGCGAAACTCGCGCGGCGCCTCGTGATGCCGCCCGCGCGCGAGGGCGGCCAGCGCCAGTACGTCGAAAACCCGTTGCCCGCGGCGCCTGCCCGGCCGGGTCTGTCGTCCACTATGGACTGGGCGCTGGCGCGGCTGGCCGAGGAGATCGGTGTGGCGGACCTGTGCGGCCAGGCCGGGATGAGCGAGCGGACGTTCCACCGCGAGTTCGCCGCGGCCACGGGCGTCACGCCGGGGCGGTGGCTGCGCGTGCAACGGGTGCGGCTGGCGCAACGCCTGCTGGAGACCACCGAGCTGCCGGTGGAGCGCGTCGCACAGCGGTCGGGGCTGGGCACGGCCGCGAACCTGCGCCGTCGGCTGCGCGCGGAGGTCGGCGTCGGGCCCGATTCGTACCGGCGCACGTTCCGTTCCGCGCCCGGCGGCGTTACGGTCGGGGTATGGCCGAGTACGAGCACATCCTCGTGA
- a CDS encoding cysteine hydrolase family protein, translated as MTALILIDVQRGFSDEQFWGPRNNPGAEANIKALLDAWQQRRLPVVLVHHDSVHADSPLRPGQSGNDFMPELDGARPDLVFGKKVNSAFLGDVDLDAWLKTHGITSFVLAGIQTNFCCETTARTGGNLGYDVTFALDATFTFDLPALDGTTVTADELSHVTAANLHNQFATVRSTQEILG; from the coding sequence ATGACCGCACTCATCCTCATCGACGTCCAGCGCGGGTTCTCCGACGAGCAGTTCTGGGGCCCGCGCAACAACCCCGGCGCGGAGGCCAACATCAAGGCCCTGCTCGACGCGTGGCAGCAGCGCCGCCTGCCCGTGGTGCTCGTGCACCACGACTCCGTGCACGCCGATTCGCCACTGCGGCCCGGCCAGTCGGGCAACGACTTCATGCCCGAGCTCGACGGCGCCCGCCCCGACCTGGTCTTCGGCAAGAAGGTGAACTCGGCCTTCCTCGGCGACGTAGACCTCGACGCGTGGCTCAAGACCCACGGCATCACGAGCTTCGTCCTCGCCGGGATCCAGACCAACTTCTGCTGCGAGACCACGGCCCGCACGGGCGGCAACCTCGGCTACGACGTGACCTTCGCGCTCGACGCGACCTTCACGTTCGACCTGCCCGCCCTCGACGGCACGACCGTGACGGCCGACGAGCTTTCCCACGTCACCGCGGCGAACCTGCACAACCAGTTCGCCACCGTCCGCAGCACCCAGGAAATCCTCGGCTAG
- the ehuA gene encoding ectoine/hydroxyectoine ABC transporter ATP-binding protein EhuA yields the protein MIRFSGVVKKFGDHVVLDDLGFTVAPGEFVSLIGPSGSGKTTILRLLMTLEKVDGGTIDVGGECLSHTRRGDRLVPADEKHLRLMRRHIGMVFQQFNLFPNMNVLRNITEAPVRSLGVPAAEAEQRARELLGLVGLEDKADAHPTRLSGGQQQRVAIARALAMRPDVLLLDEVTSALDPELVADVLRVLRDIATTTDITILCVTHEMQFARDVSDRVMMFDHGRVLEEAPPEKLFTAPSHERTKEFLRAVIDRR from the coding sequence ATGATCCGGTTTTCCGGTGTGGTCAAGAAGTTCGGCGACCACGTCGTGCTCGACGACCTCGGCTTCACCGTGGCGCCGGGGGAGTTCGTCTCGCTGATCGGTCCCAGCGGATCGGGCAAGACGACGATCCTGCGGCTGCTGATGACGTTGGAGAAGGTGGACGGCGGCACGATCGACGTCGGCGGCGAGTGCCTGAGCCACACTCGCCGCGGCGACCGGCTGGTGCCCGCGGACGAGAAGCACCTGCGGCTGATGCGGCGGCACATCGGCATGGTGTTCCAGCAGTTCAACCTGTTCCCCAACATGAACGTGCTGCGCAACATCACCGAGGCGCCGGTGCGTTCGCTCGGGGTGCCGGCGGCCGAGGCCGAGCAGCGGGCGCGTGAGCTGCTCGGCCTGGTCGGGCTCGAGGACAAGGCCGACGCGCATCCGACGCGGCTCTCCGGTGGGCAGCAGCAGCGGGTCGCGATCGCCCGGGCCCTGGCGATGCGGCCCGACGTGCTGCTGCTCGACGAGGTCACCTCGGCGCTGGACCCGGAGCTCGTCGCCGACGTCCTGCGAGTGCTGCGCGACATCGCGACCACCACGGACATCACCATCCTGTGCGTGACGCACGAGATGCAGTTCGCGCGGGACGTTTCGGACCGGGTGATGATGTTCGACCACGGCCGGGTGCTGGAGGAGGCGCCGCCGGAGAAGCTGTTCACCGCTCCTTCGCACGAGCGGACGAAGGAGTTCCTGCGGGCGGTGATCGACCGGCGCTAG
- the ehuD gene encoding ectoine/hydroxyectoine ABC transporter permease subunit EhuD, with protein sequence MNWDWQAAADAIPLLLKGLLVTVELTLLGSAVAYALGLVLALLRRAGIPVLSRLVLFFIEFIRSTPLLIQVFVLYWLVPPLTGITMSAFVTGVVALGVHYATYTAEVYRAGIEAVPKGQWEAAVALNLPRQRVWTAVVLPQAIPRVVPALGNYTISMFKETPLLLAIGVLDVLNRAKEVGAETFRVVEPYTLAGVLFLLVSLPSSLLARRLERRAERA encoded by the coding sequence ATGAACTGGGACTGGCAGGCCGCCGCCGACGCGATCCCGTTGCTGCTGAAGGGATTGCTGGTCACGGTCGAGCTCACGCTGCTCGGTTCGGCCGTCGCGTACGCGCTCGGCTTGGTGCTGGCCTTGCTGCGCCGGGCCGGGATCCCGGTGCTTTCGCGCTTGGTGTTGTTCTTCATCGAGTTCATTCGCAGCACGCCGCTGCTGATCCAAGTCTTCGTACTGTATTGGCTCGTTCCGCCGTTGACGGGGATCACGATGTCGGCGTTCGTCACCGGCGTCGTGGCGCTCGGCGTGCACTACGCGACCTACACCGCCGAGGTCTACCGGGCCGGGATCGAAGCCGTCCCGAAAGGACAGTGGGAGGCGGCGGTGGCGCTGAACCTGCCACGGCAGCGGGTGTGGACGGCGGTCGTGCTGCCCCAGGCGATCCCGCGGGTGGTGCCGGCGCTGGGCAACTACACGATCTCGATGTTCAAGGAAACGCCGCTGCTGCTGGCGATCGGCGTGCTGGACGTGCTCAACCGCGCCAAGGAGGTCGGTGCGGAGACCTTCCGCGTCGTCGAGCCCTACACCCTGGCCGGGGTGCTGTTCCTGCTGGTGAGCCTGCCCTCGTCACTGCTGGCCCGACGATTGGAACGCCGTGCCGAACGAGCCTGA
- the ehuC gene encoding ectoine/hydroxyectoine ABC transporter permease subunit EhuC: MSNVPHIISSILAGLGTTIEAAVGGIVVTIVVALIAGLALLSPRWPVRAVARVYVEVFRGTSEVVQLFWLYFVLPVLVGLQLVPLFAGILVLGLNHGAYGAEVVRGAVRSVPKEQYEGAVALNFSPAQRMVRVLLPQAFAEMLPPFNNLFIQLLKSTALLSFISAGEITERGELLRPVFGADIGWIYGTELVLYLLLAILITTGMRALERWAARRLGRAPVASTAPVLSVGGGGTG, encoded by the coding sequence GTGTCGAACGTGCCGCACATCATCTCGTCCATCCTCGCCGGGCTGGGCACCACAATCGAGGCCGCGGTCGGCGGGATCGTCGTCACCATTGTCGTCGCGCTGATCGCCGGACTCGCCCTGCTCTCACCGAGGTGGCCCGTCCGCGCGGTCGCGCGGGTGTACGTCGAGGTTTTCCGCGGAACGTCCGAGGTCGTCCAGCTGTTCTGGCTGTATTTCGTGCTTCCGGTGCTCGTCGGGCTCCAGCTGGTGCCGTTGTTCGCCGGCATCCTGGTCCTTGGCCTGAACCACGGGGCATACGGGGCCGAGGTCGTGCGCGGCGCCGTGCGGTCGGTGCCGAAGGAGCAGTACGAAGGGGCTGTCGCGCTCAACTTCTCGCCGGCGCAGCGGATGGTGCGAGTGCTCCTGCCGCAGGCGTTCGCCGAGATGCTGCCGCCCTTCAACAACCTGTTCATCCAGCTGCTGAAGAGCACCGCGCTGCTGTCCTTCATCTCCGCGGGCGAGATCACCGAACGCGGTGAGCTGTTGCGGCCGGTGTTCGGCGCGGACATCGGCTGGATCTACGGCACCGAGCTGGTGCTCTACCTCCTGCTCGCCATCCTGATCACGACCGGGATGCGCGCGCTGGAGCGGTGGGCGGCACGCCGGCTCGGCCGCGCACCGGTGGCGAGCACGGCCCCGGTGCTCTCGGTCGGGGGCGGAGGTACCGGATGA
- the ehuB gene encoding ectoine/hydroxyectoine ABC transporter substrate-binding protein EhuB, with amino-acid sequence MKHDEWSRRQLFRRSALVGAAVLGGPVLLSACTSTSSGDALQAAQSAKKIKIGIANESPYGFTDQSGKVTGEAPEVARVVFRNLGIDNVEASAVSFDQLIPALNAKQYDVVAAGMNITAARCGQAAFSIPDYSALTALLVPKGNPQQVLTFQDIAAKKVKVAVLSAAVEKGYATSAGVSEDQIQTLDSQDNMLRAVTDGRVYAAALTDISLKDVLKKNPGAAAEVTPGFDPVENGVPVISAGGFVFRTADKPLVDAFNTELKKLHDSGEWTRIVAPFGFTQANLPKPDVTTEKLCAA; translated from the coding sequence ATGAAGCACGACGAATGGTCGCGACGGCAGTTGTTCCGGAGATCCGCACTGGTGGGAGCAGCCGTACTGGGTGGTCCGGTGCTTCTTTCCGCATGTACGTCGACGTCGTCCGGTGACGCGTTGCAGGCGGCTCAGTCCGCCAAGAAGATCAAAATCGGAATCGCGAACGAATCCCCCTACGGATTCACCGATCAAAGCGGAAAAGTCACGGGCGAGGCCCCTGAAGTAGCGCGAGTCGTATTCCGGAACTTGGGGATCGACAACGTCGAAGCGAGCGCTGTTTCGTTCGATCAGCTGATCCCGGCGCTCAACGCGAAGCAGTACGACGTGGTGGCGGCGGGCATGAACATCACCGCGGCACGCTGCGGGCAGGCCGCGTTCTCCATCCCGGACTACTCGGCGCTGACCGCTCTGCTCGTGCCGAAGGGCAACCCGCAGCAGGTGCTGACGTTCCAGGACATCGCGGCGAAGAAGGTCAAGGTCGCGGTGCTGTCCGCGGCGGTCGAGAAGGGTTACGCGACCAGCGCCGGTGTGTCCGAGGACCAGATCCAGACGCTGGACTCCCAGGACAACATGCTGCGCGCGGTCACCGACGGCCGCGTCTACGCCGCGGCGCTCACCGACATCTCGCTGAAGGACGTGCTGAAGAAGAACCCCGGCGCCGCCGCCGAGGTGACGCCCGGGTTCGACCCGGTCGAAAACGGCGTGCCGGTGATCTCGGCGGGCGGGTTCGTCTTCCGCACGGCCGACAAGCCGCTGGTCGACGCGTTCAACACCGAGCTGAAGAAGCTGCACGACAGTGGGGAGTGGACGAGGATCGTCGCGCCCTTCGGCTTCACGCAGGCGAACCTGCCGAAGCCGGACGTGACGACCGAGAAGCTCTGCGCCGCGTGA
- a CDS encoding DUF6191 domain-containing protein encodes MSIALPAATLLLVIVGAWEVRPGRKPSRLKRRLSSTYLDEVTSFLYGTKRNELEHRDSVEMTLDQDAQGAPPLGMIDLDRGVAIVRPANQDKRATD; translated from the coding sequence ATGTCGATCGCCTTGCCCGCCGCGACGCTGCTGCTCGTGATCGTGGGCGCGTGGGAAGTGCGGCCGGGCCGCAAGCCGTCGCGGCTGAAGCGGCGGCTGTCCTCCACGTACCTCGACGAGGTCACCTCGTTCCTCTACGGCACCAAGCGCAACGAGCTCGAGCACCGCGACTCGGTGGAGATGACCCTCGACCAGGACGCTCAGGGCGCGCCGCCGCTGGGGATGATCGACCTGGACCGCGGCGTGGCGATCGTGCGTCCCGCGAACCAGGACAAACGGGCCACGGACTGA
- a CDS encoding LysE family translocator: MTWSGYGSYLVIVVLIVLAPGPDTMVMLKNALSGGARGGLLATAGIFAGNALQGTAAALGLGVVIARSQPVFITLKWLGAAYLVFLGFQALRGAWRGNYAQVEETQRKRTSGFRRWREGFLSNVTNPKVLVLYLSVLPQFLDPVRTTTWDALVLAYTVAVLGTVWLLVLLFFVHRVRAWLKQRKVRRALDGVTGTALVGFGAALALES; encoded by the coding sequence GTGACTTGGAGTGGGTACGGCAGTTATCTCGTCATCGTTGTCCTCATCGTCCTGGCGCCGGGACCGGACACGATGGTGATGCTGAAGAACGCGCTGTCCGGCGGCGCCCGCGGCGGGCTGCTCGCGACGGCCGGCATCTTCGCCGGCAACGCGTTGCAGGGCACCGCCGCGGCGCTCGGGCTCGGCGTGGTCATCGCCCGGTCCCAGCCGGTGTTCATCACGCTCAAGTGGCTCGGCGCGGCGTACCTCGTGTTCCTCGGGTTCCAGGCCCTGCGCGGCGCGTGGCGCGGCAACTACGCGCAAGTCGAGGAGACCCAGCGCAAGCGCACGAGCGGCTTCCGCCGCTGGCGCGAAGGGTTCCTGTCCAACGTGACGAACCCGAAGGTCCTCGTGCTGTACCTGTCGGTGCTGCCGCAGTTCCTCGACCCCGTGCGCACCACCACGTGGGACGCGCTCGTGCTTGCCTACACCGTTGCGGTGCTGGGCACGGTGTGGCTGCTGGTGCTGCTGTTCTTCGTGCACCGCGTGCGCGCGTGGCTCAAGCAGCGCAAGGTGCGCCGCGCGCTCGACGGTGTGACCGGCACCGCGCTCGTCGGCTTCGGGGCGGCCCTGGCCCTGGAGTCCTGA
- a CDS encoding LysE family translocator, with product MTWGVYGGFLAMMVVLAVAPGPDSMVVLKNALSGGARGGAWACAGIAVANFLQGTLAALGLGAVITNSRPIFETVKWLGVAYLCYLGFQALRGAWRGDYQSLAEAKRARQSAFRRWREGFLSNVTNPKVLVLYLSVLPQFLTPGVTTTGDALLLAYTVAAVGAVWQVLLLLLVHRVRGWLERRRVRRTLDGVTGTVLIGFGVGLALEA from the coding sequence ATGACGTGGGGTGTGTACGGCGGGTTCCTCGCCATGATGGTGGTGCTCGCCGTGGCGCCCGGGCCCGACAGCATGGTGGTCCTCAAGAACGCGCTGTCGGGCGGTGCCCGCGGTGGCGCGTGGGCGTGTGCCGGGATCGCCGTGGCCAACTTCCTGCAGGGCACCCTCGCCGCGCTCGGCCTCGGGGCCGTGATCACGAACTCGCGCCCGATCTTCGAAACCGTGAAGTGGCTCGGTGTCGCCTACCTCTGCTACCTCGGTTTCCAGGCGCTGCGCGGCGCGTGGCGTGGTGACTACCAGTCGCTCGCCGAGGCGAAACGCGCCCGCCAGAGCGCGTTCCGCCGCTGGCGCGAGGGGTTCCTCTCCAACGTGACCAACCCGAAGGTGCTGGTCCTCTACCTCTCGGTGCTGCCGCAGTTCCTCACGCCCGGAGTCACCACCACCGGCGACGCCCTGCTGCTCGCCTACACCGTCGCCGCCGTGGGTGCGGTCTGGCAGGTCCTGCTGCTCCTGCTCGTGCACCGCGTCCGCGGCTGGCTCGAGCGCCGCCGTGTGCGCCGCACTCTCGACGGCGTGACCGGCACGGTCCTCATCGGCTTCGGCGTGGGGCTGGCGCTGGAGGCCTAG
- a CDS encoding S9 family peptidase, translated as MKQLLFEDDPQFWFETLRVFGHASYGGSDFGEVVATASRIKPGDYDSWHDEWLAAAERLAAEADGVAAAHPISARDAYLRASTYYRSAEFFLHGNPADPRIAYAYDRSVECFHRAIEGFAGVERVEIPYEGHVLRGYFYRAPGTGRCPILVAHNGFDGSAEEVHFFGAAGGQERGYHVLAFDGPGQPRAIHRDGLVFRPDWEHVVGPVLDFVLADPGVDPDKVALLGLSLGGMLAPRAAAFDERIKAVVAVDGVFDAGSAVTAFLPWDRAEIERRANAPHDEELDNLLAAGRAASPTLRWATDHGRYVTGAATDREFLAKYLAYTLDGGVAERIKCPALVCEAADDLFFNGDGETQPEPRRLYERLTGPKTLLSFTAEEGADAHCHVGAQRLATARVFDWLDETL; from the coding sequence ATGAAGCAGCTGCTGTTCGAGGACGACCCCCAGTTCTGGTTCGAGACGCTCCGCGTGTTCGGCCACGCGAGCTACGGCGGTTCGGACTTCGGCGAGGTCGTCGCCACCGCCTCGCGCATCAAGCCCGGCGACTACGACAGCTGGCACGACGAGTGGCTCGCCGCGGCGGAGCGCCTGGCGGCCGAGGCCGACGGGGTGGCCGCTGCGCACCCGATCAGCGCCCGTGACGCGTACCTGCGCGCGTCCACCTACTACCGCTCGGCGGAGTTCTTCCTGCACGGCAATCCCGCCGACCCGCGCATCGCCTACGCCTACGACCGCAGCGTCGAGTGCTTCCACCGCGCGATCGAGGGTTTCGCGGGCGTCGAGCGTGTCGAGATTCCGTATGAAGGACACGTGCTGCGCGGCTACTTCTACCGCGCGCCCGGCACTGGCCGTTGCCCGATTCTGGTGGCGCACAACGGTTTCGACGGCAGCGCGGAGGAGGTGCACTTCTTCGGCGCGGCCGGGGGACAGGAGCGGGGCTACCACGTGCTGGCGTTCGACGGCCCCGGCCAGCCGCGCGCGATCCACCGCGACGGGCTCGTCTTCCGGCCCGACTGGGAGCACGTGGTGGGCCCGGTGCTCGACTTCGTGCTCGCCGACCCGGGCGTCGACCCGGACAAGGTCGCGCTGCTGGGCCTCAGCCTCGGCGGCATGCTCGCGCCCCGCGCCGCGGCTTTCGACGAGCGCATCAAGGCGGTCGTCGCCGTGGACGGGGTGTTCGACGCCGGCTCGGCGGTCACGGCTTTCCTGCCGTGGGACCGCGCGGAGATCGAACGCCGCGCCAACGCACCGCACGACGAAGAGCTCGACAATCTGCTGGCCGCCGGCCGCGCCGCGAGCCCCACGCTGCGCTGGGCCACCGACCACGGCCGGTACGTGACGGGCGCGGCGACCGACCGCGAGTTCCTCGCGAAGTACCTGGCCTACACGCTCGACGGCGGCGTGGCCGAGCGCATCAAGTGCCCGGCACTTGTCTGCGAGGCCGCCGACGACCTGTTCTTCAACGGCGACGGCGAAACGCAGCCCGAACCCCGCCGGCTCTACGAGCGGCTCACCGGCCCGAAGACGCTGCTCTCGTTCACCGCCGAGGAGGGCGCGGACGCCCACTGCCACGTCGGCGCGCAGCGGCTCGCGACGGCCCGCGTCTTCGACTGGCTCGACGAGACGCTCTAG
- a CDS encoding TetR/AcrR family transcriptional regulator produces MTTRRTPTGAAVLQPDVTQAITEAVLDELAEVGYGRLSMEAVAKRAGVGKSALYRRWRSKHEMISAVVSEFSVSRAPEPDTGTLRGDLRESVQAVYDWLAHPRFARILPDLIAQGVRDPEPADDLRTRIGGPRRDAARPLFERAVERGELPAGVDVELGLDLLAAPIYWRLVVRREPPGPEFLDRVVEHVLRALDARPVD; encoded by the coding sequence ATGACAACTCGCCGCACGCCCACCGGGGCGGCTGTGCTGCAGCCCGACGTCACGCAGGCGATCACGGAAGCGGTGCTCGACGAGCTCGCGGAAGTGGGTTACGGCCGGCTGTCGATGGAGGCCGTGGCCAAGCGCGCGGGCGTCGGCAAGAGCGCGCTGTACCGCCGGTGGCGCTCGAAGCACGAGATGATCTCGGCGGTGGTTTCGGAGTTCAGCGTGAGCCGCGCGCCGGAACCCGACACGGGCACACTGCGCGGTGACCTGCGCGAATCGGTGCAGGCGGTGTACGACTGGCTCGCGCACCCGCGGTTCGCCCGGATCCTGCCGGACCTCATCGCTCAGGGCGTCCGCGACCCGGAGCCGGCCGACGACCTGCGCACTCGCATCGGCGGCCCTCGCCGCGACGCCGCGCGGCCGCTGTTCGAACGCGCCGTCGAGCGCGGCGAGCTTCCGGCCGGTGTGGACGTGGAGCTGGGGCTCGACCTGCTCGCGGCGCCGATCTACTGGCGTCTGGTGGTACGCCGGGAGCCCCCGGGCCCCGAATTTCTGGACCGGGTCGTCGAGCACGTGCTCCGCGCACTCGACGCCCGCCCCGTGGACTGA